The following is a genomic window from Ghiorsea bivora.
CAAGTTATATTCACGGCTACCGCGCTCATCACAATTGCCTTCAACTGTAACCTTCACATCTTTGTTCGCTTTCAGCCAAGCTGCATATTCTGCCAACACAGTTTTTCCAGAACTATTTACTTCAGCACTATTAAAAGCAAAATAAACAGAATTTGTTGCAGGTTTTGCAACCAAGTTTCCTGCTGATTGTGTGCTACTTGAACCATTTGCACCATTCATATCCGAAGACATTTCGCTGCTAGACTTGCCAGCATGCCCGTCCATAGTCACATCATCTTTTTTTCCACCACAGCCTGCAAATACCAAACTTGCTGCTGCAACAGCCACCAACGCCATTCTTGAATAATGTTTTGAAATCATGTTATCCCCTCTACTTATTAATAATACTGAGTCTGCTCAAATCTATATCTGTGTCAAATTGAACAACAAAACAGCCTCACTGTCCAGCACTTATCACTAAGTAATCCATTTGC
Proteins encoded in this region:
- the pal gene encoding peptidoglycan-associated lipoprotein Pal; its protein translation is MISKHYSRMALVAVAAASLVFAGCGGKKDDVTMDGHAGKSSSEMSSDMNGANGSSSTQSAGNLVAKPATNSVYFAFNSAEVNSSGKTVLAEYAAWLKANKDVKVTVEGNCDERGSREYNLALGEERAKAVKAELVANGVSPMRIDTVSFGEERPVCTRSGEACWAQNRHGDIVNR